The DNA window AGGGTTTGAGAAAACCTTCGTCGGTGCTGTCGTTGGGTTTGTCTTTGGGGGCACCCATCCAGTGACCAAGATTCTGACCCGCCATCCGCAGTTTAAACGCGCTGATTTTGCCGTCGGCGAGCGCACCTTCGCAGCGATACGAAACGCCGGGGCGGAAGGGCCCCTGCGTGGTGTCGTCTTCCCGCGTCCAGACGACCTGAATCGGTGCACCGACCGCTTTGGAGATAAACACGGCTTCGTGCGGGTAGTCCATGAACGCCTTCCGGCCAAAGCCACCTCCCAGAAAAGTCATGTTGACGATGACTTTCTCGCGGGGGACGTTCATTTCTTTGCTGATGGAATCCTGCACCCAGTCGGGGGCCTGAATCGGTCCCCAGATTTCGACCTTGTTGGCCTGGTAATGCGCGGTGCAGTTGAGCGGCTCCATACAGCTATGAGACTGGTAAGGTGTTTCATACACCACGTCCAGCTTCGTTGCTCCCTTCGCCAGCGCGTCGGTCACGTCGCCCTGCTTTTTGAGCGACAGCCCCTCTTTTGTTTGCAGGGCTTCCTGCTGCCGCTTATATATCTCGTCGGTGTTCAGGTGCTCGAACCCGCTGTCGTCCCAAACTACTTTCAGTGCTTTTTTGCCCTGCAAAGCCGCCCAGGTCGAATCGGCGACGATGGCCACGCCTTCCCGGTACGTGCTGTAGACCAGCATCTTTACCTTCAGTACGTGTTTGACACCGGGTACTTTGCGGGCGGCTGTGTCGTCGAAGCTTTTCACCTTACCGCGCATCCGGGGGTTCCGTTCGACAGCCGCGTAGAGCATGCCCGGCAGGGTTTTGTCCAGCCCGAAGCCCGCTGTGCCGTTGGTTTTCAGCGGGGTATCGGGCCGGTGCAGCGGCTTACCAATCTGCTTGTAGTCGGCCCGTTTTTTCAGTACCACATCTTTGGGTGGTTCCAGTTTGGCGGCATCGGCAACCAGCGTTCCGTAGTTCGCTTTCTTACCCGATGGCTTATGAATTACGTGTCCGGCTTCGGCGTAGCAGTCCGCAGCGGGTACGCTCCACTGGTTGGCTGCGGCCTGAATCAGCATTTCGCGGGCGGTAGCACTCAGTTTGAGCAGGTTCTTGTACGAGCCGCGAACCGTCGAGCTGCCGCCGGTGATCTGACTACCGTATTTTTTGTTGCCCTGTGCGAAAACGACGGCTACTTCATCAAGCGCCACTTCCAGTTCTTCGGCAATGATCTGCGGCACGGCCTGATACGACCCCTGACCCATCTCGGCCCGGTGATCGGTGATTGTCACCTTGCCCAGCGCATCGATGCGAATCCAGGCGTTCATGTCGGTGCCGAGGTTCGCAGTCCCGGCCGTGTTGATAATCTCGGCCTCTTCGGCGCGGGCAGGCAAATAAAGACCCAGCGAAAGCATGACCCCGGTCAGGCCCGATACTTTCAGGAAATTCCGGCGGGAAACGGGTTGCGTATCCATAATCGGTTCAGGGTTTGGGCGCAAACGCGCCGGTTTTAATCCAGGTAGTCCAGGCTTTGGTAAACTCGGCATGACTCAGGGGCGGCAGCGTACGCCCTTCGCCGGGGTTCCAGCCCGCCACCACCAGCCCATCGTGTGCGTGTTCGAGCAACTGCTCCCTGTTTTTACCCCCGTTCTGTTTGGGGTCGATCAATTGTTTCGCCAGCTGATTCGGGGTGCGTCCCTGAAACACCATGCGGGCCGTGGCCGGAGGCAGGTGCCAGTTGGGGTTGCCCGGCGGAGTATGCACGCCCGGCAGGTTGGTGGGCTGGTGGCAGTTGGTGCATTTCATGGCGTAAATGCCCTTGCCGTCGGTGCCGCGCCGGGGTGCCATAGCGTGCAGATGGCTGTCGTCGCCCTGGAGCGGAATGTCGCCGGCGGGGTGGCAGTTCATACAGCGCGGACTCATCAGCACCTTATACACGCTGGCGAAGGCTTTCACCGACGTTACGCTGTCTTTTTGAATGGGTGCCACGGCCAACGGTACCGGCCGCATCACTGGTTTCGCTGGTTCGGTAAATGCCGACGTACCGACGGCGGTCGCGAACAGACCCGCCGATAGCAGCGCCATCAGTTTCTGATTGAGCCAGTCGGGGCGGACCAGTTGGGAAGGATGTTTCATAGATACTGGAAAAAGAAAACGCAGGCGGGCGGTGACCCGGATTGCTTATTCGTTGCTGCTGCTCACCTTGCGGTCCACACCGGCAGCCGCCATGTGAATCGCTTTGCGGACGCGCAGGTAGGTGCCACAGCGGCAGATGTTCCCGGCCATAGCCGCGTCGATGTCGGCGTCGGTGGGGTTGGGGTTGTCGCGCAGCAGCACGGCCGCCGACATGATCTGCCCGGAGTGGCAATAGCCGCACTGCGGTACGTCGATCTCCTGCCAGGCCAGTTGCACCGGGTGGTCGTTGTTTTTCGACAGCCCCTCGATGGTGACGATTTTCTGCCCGTTGGCCCGGCTGACGCGGGTTACGCAGGACCGCACCGCATCGCCGTTCAGGTGGACCGTACAGGCTCCGCACTGCGCCACTCCGCAACCGAATTTGGTGCCTTTCAGCCCAACAACATCCCGGATAGCCCACAGCAGGGGCATCTGCGGATCAGCCTCGAATGAGTACTCCTTACCGTTGATGGTGCATTTTATAATTGCCATAGCTGATACTGTCGAAAGATGCTAACGCGGTTTGATCGGCTGTCTTTACCCGCGGATACGAGCCGTAATTCTATACGAGTCAGCCAACTGAGCAGATGCCAAGTTACTACGCTGTAGCGTGACAAGCAAAACCGGTAGTCAGGCTACAACCGCGTCAGGTGCTGGCGGGCGACGTTCTGCGGAATCGAAGCGGAAGATCACGCGAGTCAATCAATGGGAGCTGTATCGCTGTCTGCGTATCCGGTACACCGTCAGGCCGCTGGGCGATGGTTCTGTACAGGTTTTTGGTTACACTAATCGAGCTACCGGATGTCGAATAGTTGCCGCTCAAAATCTGCCGCTACCCAGGTGTTAGCTGCGGAAAACTCGTAGATGCGGGAAAAGAGCCGTTGTATTTCCGCAATACTAGTTGTTGATATGAAGCGATGGCGGGCTAAGATCCGTACAGCGATGCTGCGCAACCATGATCCATGAACAAAGCTGACTGTGTTGCTAGGGAAAGCAGATAAATATATAGTTTCTGATAAAAAATAGTCAATTTCTATTAAATCGATACTTTCTTTTATAAAGATAGTGCTGTATAATTGCACTTAAATTTTACAACCGATTGCATAAAAGTTGTTTAAATCGTTGCGCAAAATCAGTATTCCCGCCGGGCCTGCCTGCTTTAAGAACATACACTGCACGCGGTTTATCCGGCGGGCCGATCTAATCGGCCATCTATTCCGAGACTAACGGATTATACGAAAATCTCCCCTGCCAACCAGTTACACTAACCAACTAGCCAATGCACAGCGTACGTACATCAATTTATGAATGTGTCTGGAGTACACATTAACCCGGCACGGATACCCAGCATACGTTTTCAACCCCCAAACTTTGTAACAAGTCTATACTATGAGTCTACTTTATCGATCAGCTACGCCCGGCAAATGGGTAAGCCCCAGACGGGCGGTGGGGCTGCCCAGTCTGCTGCTGTTGGGCATAATGAACAGCACCTTCGCCGGTAACAGCGGCATAAGCCCACTTCACAATCAGTCAGCTTTTATATCGATGCATACCAGCCGGATCGCGGGTCTGGACGTGCAGGATGTGCAGGTTTCCGGCCGGGTTGTCGACGAGAAAGGGGAGGGGCTTCCCGGGGTGAACATCCAGATCAAATCGACGACGCGCGGTACAACGACGGACGCCAGCGGTAACTACAAACTCACCGTACCCAACGGAGCGGTGCTGGTGTTTTCACTGGTTGGCTATGCCGCTAAGGAAATTACGGTCGGTTCGCAATCGGTGATCAACGTCAACCTGTCCCCGGACGACAAGACGCTGGACGAGGTCGTTGTTGTCGGCTACGGGGTGCAGCGCAAGCGCGATATCACGGGTTCGGTAGCCTCGGTCAATGAATCTACTCTGAAAGAGGTTCCTGCGCCCAACCTGGTCAGCCAGCTGAAAGGTCGGGCGGCCGGGGTGTCTAT is part of the Spirosoma rhododendri genome and encodes:
- a CDS encoding molybdopterin cofactor-binding domain-containing protein, producing the protein MDTQPVSRRNFLKVSGLTGVMLSLGLYLPARAEEAEIINTAGTANLGTDMNAWIRIDALGKVTITDHRAEMGQGSYQAVPQIIAEELEVALDEVAVVFAQGNKKYGSQITGGSSTVRGSYKNLLKLSATAREMLIQAAANQWSVPAADCYAEAGHVIHKPSGKKANYGTLVADAAKLEPPKDVVLKKRADYKQIGKPLHRPDTPLKTNGTAGFGLDKTLPGMLYAAVERNPRMRGKVKSFDDTAARKVPGVKHVLKVKMLVYSTYREGVAIVADSTWAALQGKKALKVVWDDSGFEHLNTDEIYKRQQEALQTKEGLSLKKQGDVTDALAKGATKLDVVYETPYQSHSCMEPLNCTAHYQANKVEIWGPIQAPDWVQDSISKEMNVPREKVIVNMTFLGGGFGRKAFMDYPHEAVFISKAVGAPIQVVWTREDDTTQGPFRPGVSYRCEGALADGKISAFKLRMAGQNLGHWMGAPKDKPNDSTDEGFLKPYTDSIKNLSIADVPFETPMPVLWWRSVYASTNGFAYESFVDELAHEARKDPMTFRREHLPDERVQKQLDKLAEVSGWNSRKPGEGYGMAITECFSSTVGQVVKVSKNPDGGVKIDHVWAVMDCGWYVNPDTVKAQVEGSIVMALGAATQHEVTFKDGMAVDKNFYSYQMPRITDIPPIDVFIMDNDADAGGVGEPGLPAFAPALTNAIFDLTGQRIRKLPFSLATV
- a CDS encoding (2Fe-2S)-binding protein, yielding MAIIKCTINGKEYSFEADPQMPLLWAIRDVVGLKGTKFGCGVAQCGACTVHLNGDAVRSCVTRVSRANGQKIVTIEGLSKNNDHPVQLAWQEIDVPQCGYCHSGQIMSAAVLLRDNPNPTDADIDAAMAGNICRCGTYLRVRKAIHMAAAGVDRKVSSSNE